Genomic DNA from Nomascus leucogenys isolate Asia chromosome 10, Asia_NLE_v1, whole genome shotgun sequence:
CCTCAACACCACGTCCTCCCTCAACGCCACGTCCTCCCTCAACGCCACGTCCTCCCTCAACACCAGGTCCTCCCTCAACACCAGGTCCTCCTGTGACCAGCACACAGAGGAACCTGACGACTTACGATGGGCTTTGTCCTGCTGGTCACGTGGCACCAGTGGGTCCTGCTGGTCAGGTGGCACCAGTGGGCCCGGGGGCTTCAGGGGGGCCTCGGGGAGAGCCGAGGGGCCACTGTGGGATCTGTCCTCCTGGAGGCCATCTTGCTCGGCTGACGCGCCGTCCATGGTCAGGACGACACCAGCTGAGCTGATGCTGTGGGGCTACAAGTGAACCTTGGACAAGCTTGGTTTCTGCCATCAGCAACAGCCAAGAGCTCCTGGGAGGGGCCCTACTGTGTCTCCCATTTTCAGGAGAAGATCTAATGACTCACAAATGGCTTGATGTCAAACCAGCTAATATCATGATACctgacaggagagaaagagacaaaacgTATCATGAAACTTGTCAGATTTCAAGTATCAATTACAAAATTAGCATTTCGTTCCCAATTTGCATATGtacaagaaacaaatacaaactttttcattcagcaaataatcCTGGAGCACCCACATCCTAGGTTTTGAGGCTAAAATGCTGACCCAGCCACACTGGGCCCTTTCCTGAAGGAGCTTAATGTCTGTATCGGTGCCAACTAAATAACATTCTGCTGGGACAGCGCAGCTCTGAATCTGTGGAGTAGCTGTCACACAGGGCAACTgagctttaaattttatttaaaattaatttgggccgggtgcagtggctcacccctgtaatcccggcactttgggaggccgaggcaggcagatcacctaaggtcaggagttcaagaccagcctggccaacatgatgaaacccccacctctactaaaaatacaaaaaatagccgggtgtggtggtgaacacctgtaatcccagctactcgggaggctgaggcaggagagtcacttgaaactgggtggcggaggttgcagtgagctgagatcgtgccactgcactgcagcctggttgacagagcgagaccccatctcaaaaacaatttaaaaattacaataccAGACTCACAGGCCTAGGTGTGCTAGAGCACACCCGTCAGCCAGTGAGTGACTCTGCCCAAGGCCACGGCTCCTGCCAGCAGCCCCACCCCTCCAGGTTGGACAGTTCAgatccagagaaacaaaactttaaaaagcagctGCCATGGGATGTGGTAACTGTATACAGGGTGTACAAGGATGCCAGAAAGGCAGCTGCCTTGGAGTGGGGGCACAGAGAGGGCATCTCACACAGGGCCCGTTCCCGTCTTTACCTCTAGCTGGGTTAGCTCTCTCAGCCTGCCCTGCTGGGCTACATTCAGGGGAGCAAAACTTTGCCCAACATTTGGCAAGTGATTATCCACCCTGAAATGTGCTGGTGATATTATTAACTCATTTCCTTATCAACAGGTAAGACACCAGCATGAGTTTCCATTCATTCTGCAGAAATGTTGgcatttattcctttaaaatcaGTTTCATATTAGCCTACATTATGTtgtgtttaacatttttcatGATAAACATTATACAACCTTCGCCTCTAGCTTACAAATCCCACACAGAAGGTATAGACAAGATGCCCgcatggggccgggtgcagtggctcacgcttgtaatcccagcactttgggaggccgaggcgggcagatcacctgaggtcaggagtttgagaccagcctggccaacatggtgaaaccccatctctactaaaaatacaaaaaactagctgggcgtggtggcgggtgcctgtaatctcagctacctgggaacctgaggcaggagaatcacttgaacctgggaggccgaggttgcagcgagccaagaccacgccattgcactccagcctgggcaacaagagtggaaactccgtctaaaaaaataaaagggcagcatgcggtggctcatgcctgtaatcccataaatTTTGGGGGTCAATgtaggcggatcactggaggtcagaatttcaagaccagcctggacaacaaggtgaaacctcgtctctactaaaaatacaaaattagccaggcatggcagtgtgtgcctgtaatcccagctactcaggaggctaagcaggaacatcgcttgaacctgggagacagcggttgcagtaagccaaaattgtgccacagcactccagcccgggagacaagcgcaaaactccatctcaaaaaacaaaacaaaacaaaaaaaagaagcccaCGTTGCTGGTCTTCAGGAGCACGTGTGCCACTGACCCCGCAGCAGGATGTGCCTGTCTTTCTAGGGGTTTTTACTCTATCTGCCATCTAGACTGGTCACCCGTAAAAGAGGAAGCCCACGGGTGGTGGGTGTAAGCCCGTCCACTGACGCCGTCAATGACTTACTGAAGGGTGTGCAGACCTGTGAGTATCTGCTCATAACTATAATAATCCACCATTCCTCTCTGCCACCTTGCATCCTACAGGCCAGAGACAATTAGGAGTTCATAAGAGTGTTGTTCAGAATATTAAAAGGTTACGTATGCTATTAGTGTAAAACATTAAGGGTTTGTAACCAGAAAGCACTGCGAATAAATGTGTCCTAACATTAGTAACTGTAAATCCAGCATAACTAATCAAGAAACTACTGTAAACAAAGGATCCTAGATGTCTTGACTCAGGGTGCCTgggacataaaaatatttaaagattaaagCAAGGTCTGAAGCACAGAAGTGAAGGAAGTTACTGAGGCTGGTCGAAAGCTAATTCTGTGTGCAACGAATTCTCAATCTCACTTTTGTGTCTATGATCATCTAGTAACACCTTTCATCCCTGGATTTTCTGGGTGGGTGGGTGATAAATGGGCCTTAGAGCCTGGGCAGGGATCTGAGCTACACACCTGTCCTTACACACAGCACAGAACCCTCTGAAAATCATTTTCCAGGAAAAACACTGCGATCTCCACCAAGCCTGCCCCTCAGCTACAATCTGACACACCCCAGGAGAGCTGGGGGCCAGCCGGCCACGCCCACCCGGGAATGGAGAAGACACCCACAAAATAAGGAGAGGAGCATCAGCAAAATGACGGCTGCTTATCACAGGCTTGCCCCTTTGACGACAGATGAATTACAAACTGACACGGAGGGCTACACGCAGTGGAATGTGGACTCGACTGCGCCACTGAATACTGGTACCCTGTACATCTGGTCCTCTTGAAAATTTCCTAGCAAAAGAAAACTTGCGTTTTGCTTTGTGACGTCTTTGCTTCTGCCTTGCGGGGGTGGGGTGATGATACGGAAATGACCGTGTGTGCCTACGCGTGCAGACCCTCCTGGCCCCTCAGGTAAAGTGTCTTGTCCACCCCCTCTGCCATCACTGTACCTCACGTGGCCTCCACCACAGCATGTCATGTGTGCCACTGTGTGTGTGCCCATTACATGGCGAGATACTTGAAGACGGAGACTCATTCCCCATCTGCCTCCCACCACCTTGAACACTCCCAACTCCTAAAGTGCCAACGCGGGTTTAATTTGCTGAATTAAATCTTCAGTTCTGTTGAGTACATTCTTTGTCTACAAAGCTAATGGCTCCAAAACAAAATGATCAAGTATTTGAATCCTTGGGCATCAACACTGCCTTTTAAAATACCGAAAAGTCTAAACTATTCCAGCTGAAACATCTGTGAGCTTCAGTTCCAATGAGGGAGTCCAGGGAGTTAGAAACTGGAAGAGCATCCTTTTTCAGGCGGCTGGGAAGATGGCGGACATTCAGACTGAGCGTGCCCACCAAAAGCAGCCGACCATCTTTCAAAACAAGAAGAGGGTCCTGCTGGGAGAAGCTGGCAAGGAGAAGCTCCCACGGTACTACAAGAACATCGGTCTGGGCTTCAAGACACCCAAAGAGGCTATCGAGGGCACCTACATTGACAAGAAATGCCCCTTCACTGGTTATGTGTCCATTCGAGGGCGGATCCTCTCTGGCGTGGTGACCGAGATGAAGATGCAGAGGACCACTGTCATCCGCCGAGACTACCTGCACTACATCCACCAGTACAACCGCTTCGAGAAGCGCCACAAGAACATGTCTGTACACCTGTCCCCCTGCTTCAGGGACGTCCAGATCGGTGACATAGTCACAGTGGGCGAGCGCCGGCTTTGCCGGCCTCTGAGCAGGACAGTGCGCTTCAATATGCTCAAGGTCACCAAGGCTGCCGGCACCAAGAAGCAGTTCCAGAAGTCCTGAGGCTGGACATCGGCCCGCTCCCCACAatgaaataaagttattttctcattccaaaaaaaaaaagaaactggaagagcATCACAGCCACAGCCCAGACAGGCACCACCACCTGAACAGAAGGAAGGATGGGATGACCAGCAGGACCGGACTCAGCCATTACAGGCGGAACATGCAGAGGAGAACTGCTGCAGACCCACAGTGACGACGCCTGGGCCTTACACTGACCAAGAAGGAACATAGCCAAAGACGCTCAGGTTCCACCGAGAGGGCACGCCAACATGGCGAcagccggccaacatggcgacagCCAACTACACCAAGCTGAGTCCAGTGCAATCACAGATTCTGCTCACTTAATTCCCCTGCTAGTGTCCAAGCAGCCCACCTCTCCAGAACGGAGACCCCATGACGGTGACTGTAAGTCACAAAGACAGCCCCTCTTCACAGGCAGCTCCTCCTGAAGCCGGACCAGAGAGAGAATTCACTAACTGCCTGGAGTTTGGTGACAGTGATACTTCTCCGTGTAGGGCAATAAGCTGGCAGTCTTGGTCGATCCTCAGTCTTGCTTGATTTTTAGTTAAAATTTGGAATGACTCAGTCATCAGGGCCTCATTACCTCAGACTACTGACAAAAGCCAATCTCCGGGCAGCGAGGAGGGGGGAGCAGACAGTTGCCGGTGCATCACAGAAAGCTGTTATTACGAAGGTGACTCCATTtcgtgattttattttttaaataaagaggca
This window encodes:
- the LOC100580707 gene encoding 40S ribosomal protein S11-like; translated protein: MADIQTERAHQKQPTIFQNKKRVLLGEAGKEKLPRYYKNIGLGFKTPKEAIEGTYIDKKCPFTGYVSIRGRILSGVVTEMKMQRTTVIRRDYLHYIHQYNRFEKRHKNMSVHLSPCFRDVQIGDIVTVGERRLCRPLSRTVRFNMLKVTKAAGTKKQFQKS